One segment of Rhipicephalus sanguineus isolate Rsan-2018 chromosome 6, BIME_Rsan_1.4, whole genome shotgun sequence DNA contains the following:
- the LOC119396755 gene encoding c-Myc-binding protein, which yields MTSYRTFPPVDSKKEEFRKYMEKSGLLERLTLALVSLFEEQERPENAIAYFKSRFDPENWEASNDAMKQELEQVRRQLEELQIEHNLLKMQMAKGVVEEAIVAEPEQ from the exons ATGACATCCTATCGT ACGTTTCCGCCCGTGGACTCCAAGAAAGAGGAGTTCCGGAAATACATGGAAAAAAGTGGACTGTTGGAAAGACTGACTCTAG ccCTTGTGAGCCTCTTCGAAGAGCAGGAAAGGCCGGAAAATGCAATTGC CTACTTCAAATCGCGCTTCGATCCTGAGAATTGGGAAGCCAGCAATGATGCCATGAAGCAAGAGCTGGAGCAGGTGCGGAGGCAACTTGAAGAACTGCAGATTGAGCACAATCTGCTGAAAATGCAG aTGGCCAAGGGAGTGGTGGAGGAGGCAATTGTTGCAGAGCCTGAACAGTAG